The DNA window GCGAGCGGGTTGGCCAGGGGTTCGAGGAGGGATTCAGCGTCGTAGTCGAAGCCGCAAGCGGTGGGGTTTGAGACCGTGAGGTCGAGAAGTTCCCTGCCCTGTTTTCTAGCTGCAAGACCGGCAAGAGAAAGATCGCCGGGGCTCAGGTCCCAGGCGGTTCGGCGCGAGAATCTCTGGTGAGGGTCGGACACCTGTTCATGCTATACGGCAGACGGTTCATGGTGCTCGGTTAGAATCGGGAGCAAATATGGGACAGATTGAAGCGGTGCTTTTCGACTATGGAATGGTGATCTCTGCGCCTCCGCAGGCTGCGGCGTGGGAGCGTTTGAAGGCGATCTCGGGGCTGGATGAGGCAGCATTTCATGCCGGGTACTGGGCTTATCGCCATGCGTATGACCGCGGGACGCATACCGGCGAGGAGTACTGGCGGCTGGCAGCGGAGCACGCTGGCGGGAGCGTCGATGAGGGCCAGGTGGCGGCGTTACTCGCTGCCGATGTCGATCTGTGGGGTGATCTGAACCAGCCGATGGTGGATTGGATCTGGCGACTGCAAGAGGCGGGCGTGAAGACCGGCGTTCTATCGAATATGGGCGATGCGATGGAGGCGGGGCTTTCGGCGAAGTACCCGTGGCTGGCTAAGTTCGACCATCGAGTGTGGTCGTACACGCTGAAGCTGGCCAAGCCGGAGGCGGAGATCTATCGGCACGCGGTGGAGGGGCTTGGCGTGGCGGCTGACCGCGTGCTTTTCGTGGATGACAAGGCCGAGAACATTGCGGCTGCGGAAGCTGCCGGGCTGCAGGGGATCGTCTATGGCGATCATGCCGTGTTTGAGCGGGAGTTGCGCGAGCGCGGGTGGGGGAGTTTGCTGGACGTTTGATCGATACAACCGCTCAAAGCGTTGACAGCCAAAGCGGTGGCAGAAAGCTTCGAGCGGCGTGGGTAATGCAGGCAGCGGCGGGGCCCGTCGGCTGCGCGGCTCGCAAAGTGCGCGAGCCGCTTCGCTCAGGACGACGGCCTTTCTTACTAGGCGGTAACTGCGGCGGTGGTGCGGACAGGAATCTGTTCGACGATCTCAATGCCGAAGCCTTGGAGCGCGGGCACATGAGTCGGCGTGTTGGTCAGGAGTTGGATGCGGTGGATGCCGAGATCAGAGAGGATCTGGCCACCTAGGCCCACCTGACGCAGGGTGCGATGGCTTTTATCTTCGCCGCGTTCGCGGTTACGCGCGTCGCGGTGGAGTGCAATGCGAGGTGAGGCGGTGGAGCGGTCGATGCTGAAGCCCTTGGTGCCGTTGTGCAGGTAGACGAGGGCGCCCCGGCCAGCTTCGACGATCATGCGGAGTGAGGCGTCGATGACCGAGCGGCAGTCGCAGGTGGTGGCGCCGAAGACGTCGCCGGAGAGGCAGTGGGTGTGGACTCGGACGGGAATGAAGGCGTCTTTGGCTGCATCGCCGGTTACGTCTCCGTAGACCAAGGCGATATGGGACTCGCCGCCGTCGACTTCGTTCTCGTAGGCGATCATGCGGAAGTCGCCGTAGGCGGTGGGCATGACGCCTTCGGCGACGCGGTGGATGTAGCGTTCATGCTGTAGCCGGTAGCGGATGAGGTCGGCTACGGTCAGCATCTTGAGGTTGTGGAGCTCGCAGAACTTGATGAGGTCGGGGACGCGGGCCATGGTGCCGTCGTCGTTCATGATCTCGCAGATGACGCCGGCGGTGACGAGGCCAGCCATGCGGGCGAGGTCGACGGAGGCCTCGGTCTGGCCGGCGCGGACGAGGACGCCGCCCTTGCGGGCGCGGAGCGGGAAGACGTGGCCGGGGCGGGCTAGATCGGCAGCGGTGGAGCTTGGGCTTATAGCCACCGCGATCGTATGTGCCCGGTCGGCAGCCGAAATTCCTGTCGATACGCCTTCGCGGGCTTCGATGCTCTCGGTGAAGGCGGTGCCGAAGCGGGAGGTGTTCTCGCTGGTCATGGGGCCGAGGCGGAGGTAGTCCGCGCGCTCTTCGGTCAGAGTGAGGCAGATCAAGCCGCGGCCGAATTTGGCCATGAAGTTGACGGCTTCGGGGGTGCAGAACTCGGCGGCGATGGTGAGGTCGCCCTCGTTTTCACGGTCTTCGTCATCGACGACGACGACCATGCGACCGGCTCGGATGTCTGCTACGGCTTCTTCGACTGTGGCGAACATTCTCTCTCCCGCATCCATCTTATGCTTTGGCAGAGGTTTGATTCGAAGGAGCGTTTACTGGACGCAAAAACGCCGCCCTTGCTGGGCGGCGTCTCGATCAAACCTGAATGGCAGACTACAAAGTTGACTCGATCTCGAAACCCCATGCCTCGAGGAGCGCTTCGGGGATGTACTTGGAGTTCTTGTTTCTCCGGGCCCATTCACGAAGACGCGTCGACCGGATGTACTGGTCGGGGGTGAGTTTGAACTCTTTGACTACCTGTTCAAACGAAGTGACGGTGGGAACAACGGGCCCGATCGGCTCCGGCTTGCCCCAGTTCGGATTTCCACGGCGCTTTGCCATCTTTTCTCTTTTCCTCACAGGCGGGAGGAGAAACAAAAGCTGCTTCAGGACGTAATCCCGCTATCATCATTCTAGGGCACTTAGGTGGAAAAAGCAACTGTAAAAGTGACGATTGGAGCGCCTACGGGCGATGAAAAGCCGATGAATCGGCGGGCGTGCTCTAATGGGTGCAAATTTACGTTCACCACACAGGAGATAGAGATGCGCCGACTCGCGATTGCGGTTCTATTGGCAGGTTCCATGGGGGCACAGGCGCAGAGGCCATCGGCGGCGGCCTGTTCGGCGCTGAAGACGGCGCACCTTGCCGATACGACGATCAGTTTCGCCGATGTGATTCCTGCGGGGCAGTTTCCGGTGCCGGCGGAGGCTCCAGAGGCGATGAAACAGGGAGCGAAGCTGCTGCCCACGCTGTGCCGGGTGGTGGCGGAGATCAAGCCGACACCGGACTCCGACATCAAGATGGAGCTGTGGATGCCCGCAGAGAACTGGAACGGGCGGTTCCACGGCGAGGGGAATGGTGGGTTCGCGGGAGAGATCTCATACCAGAACATGGCCGTGTCCGTGCTGAACGGATATGCGAGCGCTGGAACGGATACGGGGCATGCCGCGAACTTTCTAGATGCGAGCTGGGCCAGCGGGCATCCGGAGAAGATTGCGGACTTCGGATATAGGGCGATCCACCTGATGACGGAGCGCTCGAAGGAGATGGTGGCGGCGTACTACGGGACGGCGGCGAAGAAGTCGTACTTTGCGGCGTGTTCTGATGGCGGACGCGAGGCGCTGATGGAGGCGCAGCGCTTCCCTGCCGACTATGACGGGATATTGGCGGGCGCTCCGGCGTACAACTGGACGGCGCTGGTGACGACGGGGCTGAAGAATTCGCAGGCGCTTCTGGCGAAGCCGGAGAGCTATATTCCGGAGTCGAAGCTTAAGGCGATCAGTAACGCGGTGCTGGCGGCTTGCGATACGAATGGTGGCGATGGGGTGTCGGATGGGATTCTGACCGAGCCGGGAAAGTGCGGGTTCAAGCCGGAGACGCTCCTCTGCAAAGCGGGGGACTCGGATAGCTGTCTGACCGCGCCGCAGGTGAAGACGCTAGAGACGATCTACGCGGCGACGGTGGTGAAAGACGGGACGCGGATCTACCAAGGGTATGTACCGGGTGGCGAGGCAGATGCTGGGGGATGGGGGCCGTGGATCGTGGGGAGCAAGCCGGGGCAGAGCCTGATGAATGGCTTTGCGCGTGGATTCTTCGGGGAGATGGTATATCCGGGAAAGCCTTTCGACATGAAGACGGCTTCGATTGATCAGGCTTATGCGGATGCTACGCAGAAGATGGCGAAGGACTTGAATGCTACCGATGCGAATCTGAAGCCGTTCTTCGCCCGGGGCGGAAAGCTGGTGGTGTATCACGGGTGGAGCGATGCGGCGATCACGCCGCTGGGGACAATCGATTACTACGACAAAGTTCTGGCGACGTCCGGCAAGGATGCATCGGTGAAGCTTTACATGGTGCCAGGGATGGGCCACTGCGCGGGCGGGCCGGGGGCCGACAGCTTCGGCCAGTTCGGATGGCTGCCGAACTATGGGCCGGACGATCCGAAGAAGGATGCGTATCTGGCGTTGCAGCAATGGGTGGAGGGTGGAAGCGCTCCGGGGGAGATTGTGGCGACCAAATATTCAGGGGGGATGGAAAGCAGCGAGGTGGCGATGACGCGGAAGATTTGTCCCTACCCGGAGGTGGCGAAGTATAAGGGGGCGGGAGATACAAAGGTGGCGGAGAGCTTTGTTTGTTCGGCGAAGTAGACCGGTTGTTACGATAGCGGGTGCGAGCGCCGGAAGAAGCGTACCTCAGCGGCTGAAGCCGCGAATCAGGGCAGTTCTTTTGGCACGGCTGAAGCCGTGCCCATAAGCAAGACATGGGACTTGGGGGCGTTAGAGGCTAGGCAGGGTTCGTCAGGTCGACGTTGGCGTTGACCCCTTCGACGCG is part of the Granulicella aggregans genome and encodes:
- a CDS encoding HAD family hydrolase is translated as MGQIEAVLFDYGMVISAPPQAAAWERLKAISGLDEAAFHAGYWAYRHAYDRGTHTGEEYWRLAAEHAGGSVDEGQVAALLAADVDLWGDLNQPMVDWIWRLQEAGVKTGVLSNMGDAMEAGLSAKYPWLAKFDHRVWSYTLKLAKPEAEIYRHAVEGLGVAADRVLFVDDKAENIAAAEAAGLQGIVYGDHAVFERELRERGWGSLLDV
- the ribB gene encoding 3,4-dihydroxy-2-butanone-4-phosphate synthase encodes the protein MFATVEEAVADIRAGRMVVVVDDEDRENEGDLTIAAEFCTPEAVNFMAKFGRGLICLTLTEERADYLRLGPMTSENTSRFGTAFTESIEAREGVSTGISAADRAHTIAVAISPSSTAADLARPGHVFPLRARKGGVLVRAGQTEASVDLARMAGLVTAGVICEIMNDDGTMARVPDLIKFCELHNLKMLTVADLIRYRLQHERYIHRVAEGVMPTAYGDFRMIAYENEVDGGESHIALVYGDVTGDAAKDAFIPVRVHTHCLSGDVFGATTCDCRSVIDASLRMIVEAGRGALVYLHNGTKGFSIDRSTASPRIALHRDARNRERGEDKSHRTLRQVGLGGQILSDLGIHRIQLLTNTPTHVPALQGFGIEIVEQIPVRTTAAVTA
- a CDS encoding tannase/feruloyl esterase family alpha/beta hydrolase; protein product: MRRLAIAVLLAGSMGAQAQRPSAAACSALKTAHLADTTISFADVIPAGQFPVPAEAPEAMKQGAKLLPTLCRVVAEIKPTPDSDIKMELWMPAENWNGRFHGEGNGGFAGEISYQNMAVSVLNGYASAGTDTGHAANFLDASWASGHPEKIADFGYRAIHLMTERSKEMVAAYYGTAAKKSYFAACSDGGREALMEAQRFPADYDGILAGAPAYNWTALVTTGLKNSQALLAKPESYIPESKLKAISNAVLAACDTNGGDGVSDGILTEPGKCGFKPETLLCKAGDSDSCLTAPQVKTLETIYAATVVKDGTRIYQGYVPGGEADAGGWGPWIVGSKPGQSLMNGFARGFFGEMVYPGKPFDMKTASIDQAYADATQKMAKDLNATDANLKPFFARGGKLVVYHGWSDAAITPLGTIDYYDKVLATSGKDASVKLYMVPGMGHCAGGPGADSFGQFGWLPNYGPDDPKKDAYLALQQWVEGGSAPGEIVATKYSGGMESSEVAMTRKICPYPEVAKYKGAGDTKVAESFVCSAK